In a genomic window of Rhododendron vialii isolate Sample 1 chromosome 12a, ASM3025357v1:
- the LOC131309494 gene encoding uncharacterized protein LOC131309494 translates to MIHKQVEVYVDDMIVKAKEREGHLPALRKFSERIRKYKICLNPAKCTFGVTAGKMLGFMITTRGIEVDSSKIKAILEMEPPRSEKDVRSFLGKVQFISWFIAKLTSTCEPIFHLLKKGVPFKWDDKCQKAFEAIRAYLQNPPVLIPPVSGKPLILYLSVTLFSMGCMLAQEGDDGVERAVYYLSKKMVGCEERYTPLEKTCWALVWVSKKLRHYMLTYPVSLVSRMDPLKYLFEKPALTGKMARWLLMLSEFELKYVTRKSIKERVVADFLADYPIEGGEDAEFKLPVEDVMTLVEDVWKLYFDGLLIRNEYEACIVGMEAAIEIGIEKLEVVGDSNLVTFTRVLRLKNQFADALATLASMVEILIGVKLRPIVIEQRDTLVYQHVMVVDEPDDGHRWYYYIWRFVERGEYPTEASKKDKIALKRMAAQYIICGGILYWRSYCGMHKLCIHGAEARRVMKEIHEGVCGPRMKSMMLAKKILRQGYFWSTMETKYVEYVWRCHKCQIHANLTHVPPSKLHQMTSPWPFLVWGIDVIRRIVLAASNGHKFILVAVDYFTKWVEAASYATLTAIQVAHFIKQNVIVGG, encoded by the exons ATGATCCATAAACAAGTAGAGgtttacgttgatgacatgattgttAAAGCCAAAGAGCGAGAGGGACACTTACCTGCACTCAGGAAGTTCTCCGAAAGGATCAGAAAGTACAAAATTTGCCTCAACCCGGCCAAATGCACATTCGGGGTCACGGCTGGAAAAATGCTCGGATTCATGATTACCACTCGGGGTATCGAGGTTGACTCTTCAAAGATTAAGGCTATTCTAGAAATGGAGCCACCACGGTCCGAAAAGGATGTAAGGAGCTTCCTTGGCAAGGTGCAGTTTATCAGTTGGTTCATTGCTAAACTAACTTCAACTTGTGAACCAATCTTTCATTTGCTTAAGAAAGGTGTGCCATTCAAATGGGACGATAAGTGTCAGAAGGCCTTCGAAGCAATCCGAGCTTATCTACAAAATCCACCAGTGTTAATTCCCCCCGTatcaggaaaacctttgatcctatatcTGTCAGTCACTCTATTCTCCATGGGATGTATGTTGGCACAGGAAGGAGACGATGGGGTTGAAAGAGCTGtgtactatctgagcaagaagatggtcggatgTGAAGAGCGTTATACTCCATTGGagaagacgtgttgggcgcttgTCTGGGTTTCCAAGAAATTGAGACATTACATGCTAACCTATCCAGTTAGTCTagtttctcgaatggatccccTCAAGTACCTGTTCGAGAAACCGGCCCTTACGGGAAAGATGGCACGATGGCTACTGATGTTGTCAGAATTTGAATTAAAGTATGTCACCAGGAAGTCCATAAAGGAAAGAGTTGTTGCTGACTTCTTAGCAGACTACCCAATTGAAGGAGGTGAAGATGCTGAGTTCAAGTTGCCTGTCGAAGACGTAATGACTCTTGTTGAAGATGTTTGGAAGTTGTATTTCGATGGGCTGCTAATCAGAAACG AGTACGAGGCTTGCATTGTAGGTATGGAAGCAGCAATTGAAATTGGTATAGAGAAATTGGAGGTCGTaggagattccaacctg GTAACTTTTACTCGTGTGCTGAGACTCAAGAATCAGTTTGCAGACGCCTTGGCCACATTGGCATCCATGGTTGAAATTCTCATTGGTGTGAAGCTACGGCCGATTGTAATCGAACAAAGGGATACACTGGTATATCAACATGTCATGGTCGTTGACGAGCCCGATGATGGTCACCGTTGGTATTACTACATTTGGAGATTCGTGGAAAGAGGAGAATACCCCACTGAAGCAAGCAAGAAAGATAAGATCGCCCTCAAGAGGATGGCggctcaatacatcatctgcgGTGGAATTCTATATTGGAGGTCATATTGcggcatgcacaagttatgcatCCATGGTGCAGAAGCAAGAAGGGTAATGAAGGAGATTCATGAAGGCGTGTGTGGCCCTCGCATGAAGAGCATGATGCTTGCCAAgaagatcctcaggcaggggTATTTCTGGTCCACCATGGAGACAAAATATGTGGAATACGTgtggcgatgtcacaaatgccagaTCCATGCCAACCTTACGCATGTCCCGCCCTCCAAACTACATCAAATGACCTCGCCATGGCCTTTCTTGGTGTGGGGAATCGATGTCATCAGGAGAATTGTGCTGGCAGCTTCTAATGGCCATAAATTCATCTTAGTGGCCGTTGATTACTTcacaaaatgggtagaagctgcTTCTTATGCCACTTTAACTGCAATACAAGTCGCTCACTTTATCAAGCAAAATGtcattgtaggtggataa